Proteins from a genomic interval of Clostridium sp. M62/1:
- a CDS encoding NADH-dependent [FeFe] hydrogenase, group A6 yields MVNIIINRQKVCVPEGTTILEAAKKIGINIPTLCYLKGINEIGACRVCIVEVAGTSRLVTSCNTPVTEGMEVFTNSARVREARKTNVELILSQHHTNCPTCVRSGNCKLQKVANDLNLVTDEYPIHYAKTRWTTTFPLVRDAGKCIKCMRCVQICDKIQSLNVWDVQNTGSHTTVDVSRGREIKASDCSLCGQCITHCPTGALQERDDVSRIFSMNGDLNNPDKITVVQIAPAVRAAWGEEFGLSREFATDKRLVAALRRMGFDYIFDTTFSADLTIMEEGTELIERLKHREEFQWPMFTSCCPGWVRFLKSQYPDMEGQLSTAKSPQQMFGAVTKSFFAAKLGVDPDNVTCISIMPCVAKKQEADLPTMYDGSVKDVDYVLTTREICRLIKAEQIDVFSLPEEEFDSPLGESTGAGIIFGATGGVMEAALRTGYHLVMGKNPDPDAFSAVRGMDGWKEAEFRLGGTVLRTAVASGLGNTRRLINAIRRGEASYDFVEIMACPGGCAGGGGQPIHDGREEAANRSETLYQMDQKNPVRFSHENHEVQELYRAYFGKPGSHLAHRLLHTDHSGWKMPGEKQAFAADEQA; encoded by the coding sequence ATGGTAAATATAATCATCAACAGACAGAAAGTTTGCGTCCCGGAAGGAACAACCATCCTGGAGGCTGCAAAAAAAATCGGAATCAATATCCCGACCCTCTGCTACTTAAAGGGAATCAATGAGATCGGAGCATGCCGCGTCTGTATTGTGGAAGTGGCCGGGACAAGCCGCCTTGTCACCTCCTGCAACACCCCTGTCACAGAGGGTATGGAAGTATTCACCAACAGCGCCCGCGTCCGGGAGGCCAGAAAGACCAATGTGGAACTGATCCTCTCCCAGCACCACACAAACTGCCCCACCTGCGTCAGAAGCGGAAACTGCAAGCTTCAGAAGGTAGCAAATGACCTGAATCTGGTAACAGACGAATACCCGATCCACTACGCCAAAACCCGCTGGACTACTACCTTTCCTCTTGTCAGAGACGCAGGAAAATGCATCAAGTGCATGCGCTGCGTCCAGATTTGCGACAAGATTCAGAGTCTGAATGTGTGGGATGTTCAGAATACCGGTTCCCATACGACTGTGGATGTATCCAGGGGAAGGGAAATCAAGGCTTCCGACTGTTCCCTCTGCGGCCAGTGCATCACCCACTGTCCCACCGGTGCCCTTCAGGAGAGAGATGACGTTTCCAGAATCTTCAGCATGAACGGAGATCTGAATAATCCCGACAAAATCACGGTTGTCCAGATTGCACCTGCCGTGCGGGCTGCTTGGGGAGAGGAATTCGGCCTCTCCAGGGAATTTGCCACTGACAAGCGGCTGGTGGCAGCTCTGCGCCGGATGGGCTTTGACTATATCTTCGACACTACTTTCAGCGCCGATCTGACCATCATGGAGGAGGGAACGGAGCTTATCGAGCGGCTGAAACACAGAGAGGAGTTTCAGTGGCCCATGTTTACCTCCTGCTGTCCCGGCTGGGTTCGTTTCCTGAAATCACAGTATCCAGATATGGAAGGACAGTTATCCACAGCCAAATCACCGCAGCAGATGTTCGGCGCAGTCACGAAGAGCTTTTTCGCCGCTAAGCTTGGCGTGGATCCGGACAATGTCACCTGCATTTCCATTATGCCCTGCGTGGCCAAAAAGCAGGAGGCAGATCTCCCAACCATGTATGACGGCAGCGTGAAGGATGTGGACTATGTGCTGACCACCCGGGAAATCTGCCGGCTGATCAAGGCTGAGCAGATTGATGTCTTCTCCCTTCCGGAAGAAGAATTTGACTCTCCTCTGGGCGAGTCCACCGGAGCCGGGATCATTTTCGGAGCCACAGGAGGCGTTATGGAGGCAGCTCTTCGGACAGGCTACCACCTGGTAATGGGCAAAAATCCTGATCCGGATGCCTTCTCGGCTGTCCGCGGAATGGACGGCTGGAAGGAGGCTGAATTCCGCCTGGGAGGCACAGTTCTTCGCACAGCGGTTGCAAGCGGCCTTGGAAACACCAGAAGGCTCATAAATGCCATAAGAAGAGGTGAGGCAAGCTACGATTTCGTCGAAATCATGGCCTGCCCCGGCGGCTGTGCAGGAGGAGGAGGCCAGCCGATCCACGACGGCAGGGAAGAGGCTGCAAACCGGAGCGAAACTCTGTATCAGATGGATCAGAAAAATCCTGTCCGCTTCTCCCATGAAAACCACGAGGTTCAGGAACTTTACAGAGCCTACTTCGGAAAGCCCGGTTCCCATCTGGCGCACCGGCTCCTCCACACAGATCACAGCGGCTGGAAGATGCCGGGTGAAAAGCAGGCTTTTGCAGCAGATGAGCAGGCATAG
- a CDS encoding undecaprenyl-phosphate glucose phosphotransferase produces the protein MIKDNQKRLNRFHVVLDALVIMASYWLAWFVSLVLSPDVTAHNREVMAWVYILALVLIVPAYLILYAFFHLYTPKRVQGRRQEFANIVKANTIGVLAIALVLYLNGKNEYFMNFSRQMVACFYLFNIVLEFLERNFIRRALRSMRSRGYNQKHILLVGYSRAAEGFIDRVCANPEWGYNVRGILDNHREWGTEYKGVRVIGTIDELDAILELNSLDEIAITLGLNEYGNLEQIVASCEKSGVHTKFIPDYNNMIPTLPYMEDLQGLPVIHIRHVPLTSLTNATMKRLIDIFGALVAIVLFSPVMLAAAIAIKLTSKGPVIFSQERVGLHNKPFKMYKFRSMQVQPPSQEKSRWTTPGDPRVTTVGKFIRKTSIDEMPQFFNVLKGDMSLVGPRPERPFFVEKFKEEIPRYMVKHQVRPGLTGWAQVNGYRGDTSIVKRIEHDLYYIENWTLGFDFKILFLTVFKGFINKNAY, from the coding sequence ATGATAAAAGATAATCAGAAGCGGCTGAACCGTTTTCATGTAGTTTTAGATGCATTGGTAATCATGGCATCCTACTGGCTGGCATGGTTCGTGAGCCTTGTGCTGAGTCCTGACGTAACGGCTCACAACAGGGAAGTGATGGCATGGGTGTATATACTGGCGCTGGTGCTGATCGTTCCCGCGTATCTGATCCTCTACGCTTTCTTTCATCTGTATACGCCGAAAAGGGTACAGGGAAGAAGGCAGGAGTTTGCCAACATTGTAAAGGCCAACACCATAGGCGTGCTGGCTATTGCGCTGGTGCTGTATCTGAACGGAAAGAATGAATATTTCATGAACTTTTCCCGTCAGATGGTGGCCTGCTTCTATCTGTTTAATATTGTCCTGGAATTTCTGGAACGCAATTTTATACGCCGCGCACTGCGGAGTATGCGCTCCAGGGGATATAATCAGAAGCACATCCTTCTTGTGGGATACAGCCGCGCAGCGGAAGGATTTATCGACCGGGTGTGTGCAAATCCAGAGTGGGGATATAATGTCAGGGGTATCCTTGATAATCACAGGGAATGGGGAACAGAGTATAAAGGGGTCCGCGTAATAGGCACCATCGATGAGCTGGATGCGATTCTGGAACTCAATTCCCTGGATGAAATTGCAATTACTCTGGGGCTTAACGAATACGGGAATCTGGAACAGATAGTGGCTTCCTGTGAGAAGTCAGGAGTGCATACAAAATTCATTCCTGATTACAACAATATGATCCCCACGCTTCCCTATATGGAAGATCTGCAGGGACTTCCGGTCATCCACATCAGGCATGTGCCGCTGACAAGCCTTACAAACGCTACGATGAAACGGCTCATAGACATCTTCGGGGCGCTGGTGGCCATTGTGCTGTTCTCACCTGTGATGCTTGCTGCGGCGATAGCCATTAAGCTCACTTCGAAGGGGCCGGTGATTTTCAGCCAGGAACGGGTGGGGCTCCACAATAAGCCTTTCAAAATGTATAAATTCCGCTCCATGCAGGTACAGCCCCCATCCCAGGAGAAGAGCAGGTGGACGACTCCGGGAGATCCCCGTGTCACTACAGTAGGAAAGTTTATCAGGAAGACGAGCATTGACGAGATGCCGCAGTTTTTCAATGTGCTGAAAGGCGATATGAGCCTGGTTGGGCCAAGACCGGAACGCCCCTTCTTCGTAGAGAAGTTTAAGGAAGAAATTCCGCGATATATGGTCAAGCACCAGGTGCGTCCGGGTCTGACGGGCTGGGCCCAGGTCAACGGATACCGGGGGGATACCTCCATTGTCAAGAGAATCGAGCACGACCTGTACTATATTGAAAACTGGACTCTGGGATTTGATTTTAAAATTCTGTTCCTTACTGTATTTAAGGGATTTATTAATAAGAATGCATATTAA
- a CDS encoding hemerythrin domain-containing protein: MGVLIDTLRRQHENIEHFTAELKASCIHFMETGELNRKAFREAVAFIRSYADEQHHRKEEDGLFAAMLEHLGEPARKLIRGGMLVEHEMARHLTAELEEALDVYEREPSAEHKLEILSAAMGYCQLLKRHIQKENEVVYPFAERALPREVLEQLDRDER, encoded by the coding sequence GTGGGAGTACTGATTGACACACTTAGGCGGCAGCATGAAAATATAGAACATTTTACGGCAGAATTGAAGGCCTCCTGTATTCACTTCATGGAAACGGGCGAGCTCAACAGGAAGGCTTTCCGGGAGGCTGTGGCCTTTATCCGCTCCTATGCGGATGAACAGCATCACAGAAAAGAGGAGGACGGCCTGTTTGCCGCCATGCTGGAGCACCTTGGCGAGCCTGCCAGGAAGCTTATACGGGGCGGTATGCTGGTGGAACATGAGATGGCAAGGCATCTGACGGCGGAGCTGGAGGAAGCCCTGGACGTATACGAGAGAGAGCCGTCAGCGGAACACAAGCTGGAAATTCTGTCTGCGGCTATGGGATACTGTCAGCTTTTAAAAAGGCATATCCAGAAGGAGAATGAAGTGGTCTATCCATTTGCTGAGCGCGCTCTTCCAAGAGAGGTGCTGGAACAGCTGGATCGCGACGAACGATAG
- a CDS encoding EFR1 family ferrodoxin (N-terminal region resembles flavodoxins. C-terminal ferrodoxin region binds two 4Fe-4S clusters.), whose translation MNITAVKAVYYSATGNTEAVVTRIAKRIAERLGVSVESYDFTLPENRTQLQNFGPSELVVFGTPVYAGRVPNKMLPAVQTLFKGDGTLAVPVVTFGNRNFDNGLIELRNELEHNGFHTIAGAGVACSHVFSDQIAPGRPDEEDWKILDDFADRAAEKAGSLTEIPAPVQVRGDDPVGPYYTPLGTDGKPAVFLKAKPLTRMDACDQCGICAKVCPMGSISAEDPSQVTGICIKCQACVKKCPQHAKYFDDAAFLSHVSMLEQNYTRRAETEVFI comes from the coding sequence ATGAATATTACGGCAGTAAAGGCAGTGTACTACAGTGCGACAGGAAACACGGAGGCTGTAGTCACAAGAATCGCAAAAAGGATTGCAGAAAGACTTGGAGTTTCTGTGGAATCCTATGATTTTACATTACCGGAGAACAGAACACAGTTGCAGAATTTCGGCCCATCGGAATTAGTTGTATTTGGCACTCCTGTATATGCAGGACGTGTTCCGAACAAGATGCTTCCAGCAGTTCAGACCCTCTTTAAAGGAGACGGAACACTGGCAGTTCCGGTTGTCACCTTTGGAAACAGAAATTTCGACAACGGCTTAATTGAGCTCAGAAATGAGCTGGAACACAACGGTTTCCACACAATCGCCGGAGCCGGTGTGGCCTGCAGCCATGTTTTTTCCGATCAGATTGCTCCAGGAAGACCCGACGAAGAGGACTGGAAAATTCTCGACGACTTTGCCGACCGGGCAGCTGAAAAAGCCGGAAGCCTGACAGAGATTCCGGCTCCCGTCCAGGTGAGAGGCGATGATCCGGTAGGCCCATACTATACGCCTCTGGGTACAGACGGAAAACCGGCTGTCTTTTTAAAGGCAAAGCCCCTTACCAGGATGGATGCCTGCGATCAGTGCGGAATCTGTGCCAAGGTCTGTCCCATGGGCTCCATAAGTGCCGAGGATCCATCACAGGTCACCGGTATCTGCATTAAATGCCAGGCCTGTGTAAAAAAATGTCCGCAGCACGCAAAGTATTTCGACGATGCTGCCTTCCTGTCCCATGTGTCCATGCTGGAACAGAACTATACAAGACGTGCAGAGACCGAAGTGTTTATCTAA
- a CDS encoding LCP family protein gives MNYDGDDELERMRLRRQQRREARQNREETGRAGSYREDFYTEDSRRSASGREHGRSPQAARYTSDEFGAQYGTHERSGHGARERSRREQDYAERGHRAGSRTHREESRPGTEGRRSRGEAGSRTGGQEQRTSGSASFRSGYNGPKSSAGGRKGRGGRGGRRGFAGLDRRKKILVIAGGVILALILLAAAALAYVNHAIFGNMQQLDFDEKKVQNVNLSDDQLAQMKGHWMVACFGVDSRAENGKMNVGKGSNADVNMICSIDMETGEIKLVSVFRDTYLNISDKNTYNKINAAYAIGGPEQAVAALNKNLDLNITQYATFNWKAVADGINILGGVDIELSENERSWINAYITETVNETGIGSHQIEKAGLVHMDGVQAVAYGRIRYGDTDYARTERQRIVLQAAFDKAKTADWATINNVIQTVMPQLATNIEMTDLIPLARNLSKFHIGDTKGFPMARGEANIGKNGDCVIPQTLESNVVELHQFLFGTENYQPSSKVQSYSSHISEVSGMYNEGKSIDHVPVDQGLNASSYIKARQKRAAEKAAAEQKAREEAEAAQKKEDETTESLQTETQAETADYFGDWNEEDWDEFWGGGNWYDDWGDEGIGSDDGATGPGAEVSGPGAESGTTKPGTSKPGTSKPGTSKPGTSAPGNSSNSSSGSSQTSPGGSTSDKSSQDESSGAAQGSSGSENGSSGSKPTSPGSSGSGTSGLTPDSPAGGAGTGNQGSSDTNTSGGQAISDPPEQEQEAAGPGGSAGPAGPAA, from the coding sequence ATGAATTATGATGGAGATGACGAGTTAGAGCGTATGCGCTTAAGAAGGCAGCAAAGACGCGAGGCCCGTCAGAACCGGGAGGAGACCGGGAGAGCAGGTTCCTACCGGGAGGATTTTTATACGGAGGACAGCCGCAGGAGCGCCTCAGGAAGAGAGCATGGCAGGAGCCCGCAGGCGGCGAGATATACCTCTGATGAATTTGGAGCGCAGTACGGCACTCATGAACGCAGCGGCCATGGAGCCAGAGAGCGAAGCCGCAGAGAGCAGGATTATGCAGAGCGCGGCCATCGCGCAGGAAGCCGTACCCATCGGGAGGAGAGCAGGCCTGGAACAGAGGGAAGGCGCTCCCGGGGGGAGGCCGGTTCCCGGACAGGCGGGCAGGAGCAGAGAACTTCCGGGTCCGCATCCTTTCGCTCTGGATATAACGGCCCTAAAAGCAGCGCAGGGGGCCGCAAAGGAAGAGGAGGCCGCGGAGGGCGCAGAGGCTTTGCCGGTTTGGATCGGAGAAAAAAGATCCTTGTCATTGCAGGAGGAGTGATTCTGGCCCTGATTCTTCTGGCAGCAGCAGCCCTCGCCTATGTCAACCACGCGATTTTCGGAAATATGCAGCAGCTGGACTTTGATGAAAAGAAGGTTCAAAATGTAAACCTGAGCGATGATCAGCTTGCACAGATGAAGGGGCACTGGATGGTTGCCTGTTTTGGCGTGGACTCGCGAGCGGAAAACGGAAAGATGAATGTGGGCAAGGGAAGCAATGCCGACGTCAACATGATCTGCAGTATCGATATGGAAACAGGAGAGATCAAGCTGGTTTCCGTATTCCGTGATACATACCTGAATATCAGCGACAAAAACACCTATAATAAGATTAACGCCGCATACGCAATCGGAGGTCCTGAGCAGGCTGTGGCGGCGCTCAACAAAAACCTGGATCTCAATATTACCCAGTATGCAACCTTCAACTGGAAGGCTGTGGCCGACGGAATCAATATTCTGGGAGGCGTTGATATTGAGTTAAGCGAGAACGAGCGCTCCTGGATCAATGCGTACATCACAGAAACAGTTAATGAAACAGGAATCGGTTCCCACCAGATCGAAAAGGCCGGTCTCGTCCATATGGACGGCGTTCAGGCTGTGGCTTACGGAAGAATCCGCTACGGCGATACAGACTATGCCCGTACAGAGCGGCAGAGAATTGTCCTTCAGGCAGCTTTTGACAAAGCAAAGACAGCAGATTGGGCGACAATCAACAACGTAATCCAGACGGTAATGCCTCAGCTGGCTACAAATATAGAGATGACAGATTTGATCCCTCTTGCCAGAAATCTGAGCAAATTCCATATAGGAGATACAAAGGGATTCCCGATGGCCAGAGGAGAGGCAAACATCGGAAAGAACGGTGACTGCGTCATTCCGCAGACACTGGAATCCAATGTTGTGGAACTTCATCAGTTCCTCTTTGGAACAGAAAATTACCAGCCTTCGTCCAAGGTTCAGTCTTACAGCAGCCATATTTCGGAGGTGTCCGGAATGTACAATGAGGGAAAATCCATTGACCACGTTCCGGTTGACCAGGGATTAAATGCAAGCTCCTATATCAAGGCAAGGCAGAAGCGGGCGGCTGAGAAGGCGGCCGCGGAGCAGAAGGCCAGGGAAGAGGCTGAGGCTGCCCAGAAGAAGGAAGATGAGACTACAGAATCTCTCCAGACAGAGACGCAGGCAGAGACAGCAGACTACTTCGGTGACTGGAATGAAGAGGATTGGGACGAATTCTGGGGCGGAGGAAACTGGTATGACGACTGGGGAGATGAGGGAATCGGCAGCGATGACGGTGCCACAGGCCCAGGCGCTGAGGTGAGCGGCCCAGGGGCTGAGTCAGGAACGACAAAACCGGGAACCTCAAAACCAGGAACCTCAAAACCAGGAACCTCAAAACCAGGAACCTCAGCTCCCGGAAACAGTTCGAACAGCTCTTCCGGCAGCTCTCAGACGAGTCCTGGAGGAAGTACATCTGATAAATCTTCCCAGGATGAATCCTCTGGCGCCGCTCAGGGCAGCTCTGGCTCAGAAAACGGCTCTTCTGGAAGCAAACCCACCAGCCCGGGAAGTTCCGGTTCAGGCACATCCGGCCTGACTCCTGACTCACCGGCAGGAGGAGCAGGAACAGGAAATCAGGGCAGTTCTGATACAAACACTTCCGGCGGGCAGGCAATCTCTGATCCGCCGGAACAAGAGCAGGAGGCCGCAGGACCTGGGGGAAGCGCAGGGCCTGCCGGCCCGGCTGCCTGA
- a CDS encoding flavin reductase → MSFKRIAPEELRVNPFSMIGKEWMLITAGTVSDCNTMTASWGGLGVIWGKPSATVYIRQSRYTKEFVDREERFTISVFDEAYRPALNLCGKVSGRDCDKIKEAGLTPVDADGTAAFEEAKLILVCRKQFHQKMTPENFDVKENDEKWYADRDYHTMYIGSIEAVLVRE, encoded by the coding sequence ATGTCATTTAAAAGAATTGCCCCGGAGGAATTAAGAGTCAACCCATTTTCCATGATCGGCAAAGAGTGGATGCTGATCACAGCAGGGACGGTGTCAGACTGCAATACAATGACTGCAAGCTGGGGAGGCCTTGGAGTAATCTGGGGAAAACCGTCAGCCACTGTCTATATCCGCCAGTCCCGCTACACGAAGGAGTTTGTGGACAGGGAAGAACGGTTTACAATCTCTGTATTTGACGAGGCCTACCGGCCGGCCTTAAACCTCTGCGGAAAGGTGTCAGGGAGGGACTGTGATAAGATCAAGGAGGCGGGGCTTACACCTGTGGACGCAGACGGGACAGCCGCATTTGAGGAGGCAAAGCTGATTCTGGTGTGCAGAAAGCAGTTTCACCAGAAGATGACCCCGGAGAACTTCGATGTGAAGGAAAATGACGAAAAATGGTATGCAGACAGGGATTATCACACCATGTATATCGGTTCCATCGAGGCAGTGCTGGTGAGAGAGTAG
- a CDS encoding glycosyltransferase family 2 protein, translating to MTATTTVIIPNYNGMKFLEPCLKALQAQTYQNFKILVVDNGSTDGSAQWLEERGIDTIFLKENTGFSGAVNTGIRAADTPYVILLNNDTEADEYYVAEMVRAIERSPKIFSVSSRMIQMYHPELMDDAGDMYCILGWAYQRGVGQSVRKYSHSRRVFSACAGAAIYRREVFEKIGYFDEMHFAYLEDLDVGYRARIFGYDNVYCPAAIVRHVGSGTSGSKYNSFKVKLAARNNVYLNYKNMPALQLLINAVPIGLGILIKRGFFKKIGFERDYMEGLREGFATAGKCRKVKFCREHLKNYLLIEMELIAGLFIYTWEFASRKLSAKAGQTAAPMGQDNAAPAAGCRDDA from the coding sequence ATGACAGCTACGACGACGGTAATTATTCCAAACTACAACGGAATGAAATTTTTGGAGCCCTGCTTAAAGGCCCTTCAGGCGCAGACCTATCAAAACTTTAAGATCCTCGTGGTGGACAATGGCTCCACCGACGGGAGCGCCCAGTGGCTTGAGGAGCGCGGCATCGATACAATCTTTCTAAAGGAGAACACCGGCTTTTCCGGGGCTGTGAACACCGGAATCCGGGCGGCAGATACGCCCTATGTGATCCTTTTGAACAATGACACAGAGGCAGATGAATACTATGTGGCGGAGATGGTGCGGGCCATTGAGCGCTCACCAAAGATCTTTTCCGTCAGCAGCCGCATGATACAGATGTACCATCCAGAGCTGATGGACGATGCGGGGGATATGTACTGCATCCTGGGCTGGGCTTATCAGAGGGGAGTGGGACAGAGCGTCAGGAAATACAGCCATTCCCGCCGTGTCTTTTCGGCATGCGCCGGGGCGGCTATCTACAGGCGGGAGGTGTTCGAGAAAATCGGCTACTTTGATGAGATGCATTTCGCCTACCTGGAGGATCTGGATGTGGGCTACCGGGCCAGAATCTTCGGATACGACAATGTATACTGCCCGGCGGCCATTGTGCGCCATGTGGGAAGCGGAACCAGCGGTTCCAAATATAATTCTTTCAAAGTGAAGCTGGCGGCCAGGAACAACGTATACTTAAATTATAAAAATATGCCTGCCCTGCAGCTTCTCATCAACGCAGTTCCGATTGGTCTTGGAATTCTCATAAAGAGAGGATTTTTTAAGAAAATCGGGTTTGAAAGGGACTATATGGAAGGTCTGAGAGAAGGATTTGCCACTGCCGGGAAGTGCAGGAAGGTAAAATTTTGCAGAGAACATCTGAAAAACTATCTTTTAATTGAGATGGAGCTGATCGCAGGCCTTTTTATCTATACATGGGAATTCGCGTCAAGAAAGCTTTCTGCGAAGGCCGGGCAGACAGCAGCCCCAATGGGGCAGGACAATGCAGCGCCGGCAGCAGGCTGCAGAGACGACGCGTAA
- a CDS encoding LCP family protein has protein sequence MRYEDEIDRSRRRQSRGRDTVKRSGNKKPASNRQKELTLITDSFKEDARRRSKMNESSYERPKKASSRAKSSKKEGKEKKKAAAQSGQPSFYRAAAKKKAQKKRRKIATVILGIFLFLGIAAFAGYTYLDIKWKGLTQRAEDWNPDELINLDISEEKQEQMEGYWTIAVFGLDSRNGSVGKGNNADVNMVCNVDLATGEIKIVSVYRDTYLNISDKNSYNKINSAFLQGGPTQAVKALNKNLDLEIDDYAVFNWKAVAEAINILGGVDIEISKKEFYYINAFITETVKATGIPSKQLKSAGMNHLDGVQAVAYGRLRLMDTDYQRTERQRKVISLAFEKAKQADWATLNNVIQTLLVTEQDVDTSIELGDIVKMGRGIAKLHLGESMGFPSERKEGRVGSKGDCVIPNTLESNVTELHQFLFGDENYEPSSQVKTISNKILSDFSGGGSSGKKNDTEKTTEAPETTEAPSTETSGESDAYSGTGSSHEYWYPWETEGNDGATGPGRETRPHQSGQESWPYGESNSHNGSYPGESQGGRPGAETNPSQSESGQGSSDSGIIIYPGSGAEESQGSIPRPGTGQDTGTGTAPGQGTGITGGSGSQAGSAGSGQGQNGSSAYPGSGSSEQSPVQPGGSQTSPGGTVPGQNTDTGVIIGPGTGN, from the coding sequence ATGAGGTATGAGGATGAAATCGACCGTTCCAGACGCCGGCAGAGCCGGGGAAGGGATACGGTTAAGCGTTCGGGCAATAAAAAACCGGCGTCAAACCGCCAGAAAGAGCTGACGCTGATTACGGATTCCTTCAAGGAGGATGCGCGGCGCAGGTCAAAAATGAATGAGAGCAGCTATGAAAGGCCGAAGAAGGCCTCATCGCGGGCAAAATCCTCCAAAAAGGAGGGGAAGGAGAAAAAGAAGGCAGCCGCCCAGTCCGGGCAGCCTTCCTTCTACCGTGCGGCGGCTAAGAAGAAGGCTCAAAAGAAGAGAAGAAAAATTGCCACTGTCATTTTGGGAATTTTCCTCTTTTTAGGGATAGCGGCCTTTGCCGGCTATACGTATCTGGATATTAAGTGGAAGGGACTGACCCAGAGAGCAGAAGACTGGAACCCGGATGAATTAATCAACCTGGATATTTCTGAAGAAAAACAGGAGCAGATGGAGGGGTACTGGACTATCGCAGTCTTTGGGCTCGACAGCAGAAACGGTTCCGTCGGGAAGGGAAACAACGCAGATGTAAATATGGTCTGCAACGTGGATCTGGCTACAGGCGAAATCAAGATAGTATCCGTTTACCGTGACACATATCTGAATATCAGCGATAAGAACAGCTACAATAAGATTAATTCTGCTTTTCTTCAGGGCGGGCCGACCCAGGCCGTTAAGGCTCTGAATAAAAATCTGGATTTGGAGATTGACGACTACGCAGTATTTAACTGGAAAGCTGTGGCCGAGGCGATTAACATTCTGGGCGGTGTGGATATTGAGATTTCAAAAAAAGAATTCTACTATATCAATGCCTTCATCACAGAGACGGTGAAGGCCACAGGGATTCCGTCAAAGCAGCTTAAGAGCGCGGGAATGAACCACCTGGACGGTGTGCAGGCAGTAGCTTACGGACGTCTGAGGCTTATGGATACAGATTATCAGAGAACAGAGAGGCAGAGAAAGGTAATTTCCCTGGCCTTCGAAAAGGCAAAACAGGCAGACTGGGCTACACTTAACAATGTTATACAGACGCTTCTCGTGACAGAGCAGGATGTGGATACCAGTATTGAGCTGGGCGACATTGTCAAGATGGGCCGCGGAATTGCAAAGCTCCATCTGGGAGAGTCCATGGGCTTCCCGTCAGAGCGCAAGGAAGGAAGAGTGGGAAGCAAAGGCGACTGTGTAATTCCCAATACGCTGGAGAGCAATGTGACAGAGCTTCACCAGTTCCTGTTCGGTGATGAGAACTATGAGCCCTCCTCTCAGGTAAAGACGATCAGCAATAAGATCCTGTCAGACTTCAGCGGAGGCGGAAGCTCAGGAAAGAAAAACGACACAGAAAAGACCACGGAGGCGCCGGAAACTACAGAGGCACCCAGCACGGAGACTTCTGGCGAGTCGGACGCCTACAGCGGAACCGGCTCCAGCCATGAATACTGGTATCCTTGGGAAACAGAGGGAAATGACGGAGCTACCGGGCCAGGACGGGAAACGAGGCCCCACCAGTCGGGACAGGAGTCATGGCCATATGGCGAGTCAAATTCCCATAATGGGTCCTATCCGGGAGAAAGTCAGGGAGGAAGACCGGGAGCTGAAACCAATCCGTCCCAGAGCGAGAGCGGGCAGGGCAGCAGTGATTCTGGAATTATTATCTATCCCGGAAGCGGGGCAGAGGAATCACAGGGCTCCATACCAAGACCCGGAACCGGCCAGGACACAGGCACAGGTACTGCTCCAGGCCAGGGAACCGGCATAACCGGAGGCAGTGGAAGCCAGGCTGGCAGCGCAGGAAGCGGTCAGGGCCAGAACGGCAGTTCTGCATACCCGGGAAGCGGAAGTTCTGAGCAAAGCCCTGTGCAGCCGGGGGGAAGCCAGACTTCGCCGGGCGGTACAGTTCCTGGACAGAACACAGACACAGGAGTGATTATCGGTCCTGGCACAGGAAATTAG
- a CDS encoding MmcQ/YjbR family DNA-binding protein produces MDRDVRTQVIGRIQSLYGVSPEYLWSSSPDSAVFRHTENGKWFGVLMRVSAEKLPRLRETGTGGTEFVNILNLKCEPELAAALAAGKRGIFPAYHMNKTHWISVCLNGSVSEEELDSLIELSFELTGV; encoded by the coding sequence GTGGACAGAGACGTGCGCACCCAGGTGATCGGCCGCATTCAGTCCCTGTATGGAGTTTCTCCCGAATATCTCTGGAGCAGCTCCCCGGACAGCGCAGTATTCCGACACACTGAAAACGGAAAATGGTTCGGGGTTCTCATGCGAGTTTCCGCAGAAAAGCTGCCCCGGCTCAGGGAAACGGGGACCGGCGGCACAGAATTCGTAAATATTCTGAATCTGAAATGTGAGCCGGAGCTTGCAGCGGCTCTGGCAGCCGGAAAGCGTGGAATCTTTCCCGCCTACCACATGAATAAAACTCACTGGATCTCCGTCTGCCTGAACGGCAGTGTATCAGAAGAGGAGCTGGACTCCCTGATTGAGCTGAGCTTTGAGCTGACTGGAGTGTAG